Proteins found in one Macrobrachium nipponense isolate FS-2020 chromosome 4, ASM1510439v2, whole genome shotgun sequence genomic segment:
- the LOC135211376 gene encoding uncharacterized protein LOC135211376 yields the protein MPRAPWKGGFFESLVGVAKCTLKVSFQKKSFPEEHVRILVKEAEGMVNNRPNMYTGDGREYQVLTPSHLLPPEDLNQTLTTRKLRDHYLKLMDTHACWRREYLSALHSRHDSRPRKRTDLLPGDVMLIKIEQCKRAACPPPTLVRLQRSIPMTMGSSDLPRCCMTA from the coding sequence ATGCCCCGAGCACCATGGAAGGGAGGCTTCTTCGAGAGTCTGGTAGGAGTAGCGAAATGCACGCTCAAGGTATCCTTCCAGAAGAAGTCCTTCCCGGAGGAGCATGTTCGGATATTAGTGAAGGAGGCCGAAGGCATGGTCAATAATCGACCAAACATGTACACCGGGGACGGGCGAGAGTATCAAGTCCTCACTCCCTCCCACCTACTCCCTCCAGAAGACCTGAACCAGACGTTGACCACCCGCAAGCTCAGAGACCATTATCTCAAGCTGATGGACACTCATGCATGCTGGAGAAGAGAATATCTTTCCGCCCTACACTCCAGGCATGACTCTCGGCCCAGGAAAAGGACTGATCTTCTCCCAGGAGATGTCATGCTCATTAAAATCGAACAGTGTAAGAGAGCTGCGTGCCCACCCCCAACCCTGGTAAGATTACAGAGGTCTATCCCGATGACGATGGGATCGTCCGATCTGCCAAGGTGCTGTATGACAGCATAG